A region of Eubacterium sp. 1001713B170207_170306_E7 DNA encodes the following proteins:
- a CDS encoding restriction endonuclease subunit S, translating to MNYLTELLAFYRWLETALISPVQQAYWHLLMWANNRAAVRDELGDWYWPVAFNLPNTVVMRFLGLKKHYQVVHLRDQLIRTGRVQYEKHPAQRAGTYRLNPFNSGLEAIWIVSEKGCARTQVWYCADTRAAPGPEPYINPLNNKQAFLSGSIPEDGPSPNGFNLLPQISEEEKAAIQARYPDNDVRAFYAVWEAREKKQRENQNLWR from the coding sequence ATGAATTATCTGACTGAGCTGCTGGCCTTTTACAGGTGGCTGGAAACCGCGCTCATCAGCCCGGTTCAGCAGGCCTACTGGCATCTGCTCATGTGGGCCAACAACAGGGCCGCTGTCCGGGACGAGCTGGGGGACTGGTACTGGCCCGTGGCCTTTAACCTGCCCAATACAGTGGTCATGCGGTTTTTAGGCCTCAAAAAGCACTATCAGGTCGTGCACCTCAGAGACCAGCTGATCCGCACCGGGCGGGTGCAGTATGAGAAGCACCCTGCCCAGCGGGCGGGCACCTACCGCCTGAACCCCTTTAACAGCGGGCTTGAGGCCATCTGGATTGTTTCGGAGAAGGGGTGCGCCCGCACCCAGGTCTGGTACTGTGCCGACACCCGGGCCGCACCCGGGCCGGAACCGTACATAAATCCTTTAAACAATAAACAAGCTTTTCTATCCGGTAGTATTCCTGAGGACGGACCGTCGCCCAACGGCTTCAATCTGCTTCCCCAGATTTCCGAGGAGGAAAAGGCAGCGATCCAGGCAAGGTACCCGGATAATGACGTGAGGGCTTTTTATGCGGTTTGGGAGGCCCGGGAGAAGAAGCAGCGGGAAAACCAAAATTTATGGAGGTGA
- a CDS encoding BRO family protein, which produces MNKHTILKMDRFESPLFGSIRTLVETVDVKAHNTALEQEIQRCKQLIMYEEDCEVTCGAMDRIIALKKQLLKPGDQRREWFVVQDVCRALGFKNHIVALHTHVCPGDRAKREIRDANNHRQRMLVVNENGLDALILGGGLYAAPFFKGYITSVVLPSIRGIKPGCGAGLWPVYCWQRACPACALRCSGGADELSD; this is translated from the coding sequence ATGAATAAGCACACAATTTTAAAGATGGACCGTTTTGAAAGCCCCCTGTTTGGCAGTATCCGCACGCTGGTGGAAACCGTCGATGTAAAGGCACACAACACAGCGCTCGAGCAGGAGATACAAAGGTGTAAGCAGCTTATTATGTATGAAGAGGACTGCGAGGTAACCTGTGGCGCTATGGACAGGATCATCGCGCTGAAAAAGCAGCTGCTCAAGCCCGGGGACCAGCGGCGGGAGTGGTTTGTTGTTCAGGATGTCTGCCGGGCCCTGGGCTTTAAGAACCACATAGTGGCGCTCCATACCCATGTGTGTCCCGGGGACCGGGCCAAGCGGGAAATCCGCGACGCCAACAATCACCGGCAGAGGATGCTGGTGGTGAACGAAAATGGCCTGGACGCGCTGATCCTCGGCGGCGGACTGTACGCGGCGCCGTTTTTTAAGGGGTATATCACCTCAGTGGTCCTGCCCTCAATCCGGGGGATAAAGCCAGGCTGCGGCGCGGGGCTGTGGCCTGTGTACTGCTGGCAGCGGGCTTGTCCGGCCTGCGCTCTGAGGTGTTCAGGGGGTGCCGATGAATTATCTGACTGA